In Trichomycterus rosablanca isolate fTriRos1 chromosome 5, fTriRos1.hap1, whole genome shotgun sequence, the sequence agcactccatgggcagtgttctgtgaccactgatgaagttctagaagatgaccaactcaaaaagcagcaatagatgagcgatcgtctctgactttacatctacaaggtggaccaactaggtaggagtgtctaatagagtggacagtgagtggacactgtgtttaaaaacaacacacactaacacaccacctgatccaccacctaaataatacctgctctgtagtggtcctgaccattgaagaactgggtgaaagcaggctaaaaagatatgtagagaaacagactacagtcagtaattgtagaactacaaagtgcgtctatatggtaagtggagctgataaaatggacagtgagtgtagaaacaaggaggtggtttaatgttatggctgatcagtgtacaacaGGCCAAGACTACAGCAGTTCAGTGAACCTGATGTGGGATGTGGAAAACACAACATGGTGTATTTTTAAAGCCTTTAGTTTAGAGAAACTTCTGCAGGAGCCGTGTGCTTGCTGTTGGAGGATAGTAGACCGGCACAGATTCATCACAAACCATAAAGCCTGTGTTGTTCTGAAGCTCCTCCATTCTCTTCTCACAGTCTATCAGCTGAAACTGCTTGTCAAAACAGACCTCTATCTGGCCCATGGTCTGAACCTCAGCCTCCTACAAATCACACATCAACAATAcaacatatatttaaatatgaaaCCTTAACATGTGGTCAATTCTGCTctggatttatttattcttacctTGTCATGAGAGATGCACTGGATTTTTGGCTTGACTCCATAGGCATTGACTATACTCTGTTCCACATCTGCGAACTAAGTAAAAGATCAGCAGTTGCATTACGTCATGTGAATAAGAACCTGTGATGAATGTGGTAACATGATTGGGAAGCTGAACCAACAGAAACAGTGTGGTCATCTGTGAATCAGGAACAATGAGTCCCAGTTTCTTTACACGCTAGACTAGTTTTATGGTAATATTACATACGTAGTTGTTTCCTTAAACTGATGAGGATGCAAAAAAACCTGCACACAGTGCTAGCAAGTTACCAGGTCTCAGACACACTAATTATAGACACCAAAATGCAGTTTGATACATGTAAAATCCCAAAATTATCACATCTGCTCACATTTAGATTGCATGTGACTCATTTATAGGTTTACTGGTGTTAGTGTTCTGAGATGACAAATCTGCAGGGTGTACATAAAGCCAcctaaacaattaaatatataacGATAATGATATAATGATATTAAAAATATCATTTAAAATTGTGACACAGCTCTTCTAATTTTTTGTTAGAGATTGACTGACCACAGCTGGTAATTTCTGTGTCCACAGAAACAGAGTTGTGTTTGACTTATTCCATTATAAGGAGGCAAAAGTACTCCAACAGAAAAGTCTAGACagttctgtacagttcacagAAAGCTaatcatacattttcaaaaggcgtccaaagtcaagcaagcttttcaTAACCACGGTTTGCTGATGCGTATCCTTTTTATGAGCCAGCATGTCACATTTTTACAAAAcctcaaaataaacaaacacaaagaagtatgttttacattcatttagttgcaaaaaaatttaaatcctAAGACTGacatatactatatggccagaagtatgtggacacccctcctaattattgagctcAAGTCACATTGTTTCAGTCACATTCATTGCTATTAGGTGTATACAATATTAAGaggaaatgtattttatggttTAACTTTGTGTCTGCTTTCAAATGACAAGATACACTAAGTCTAACTAAAcaactttttaattatttgatcTTTTAGcctgtaaaaacatttaattcaaGTTATAGGTATAAATGGAAAGCTGGCTAGCAGTATGCTTTGTGGAACTAGTTGTACAAGAGAGTCAAGTGATCAATATATCacttgctggagcctatcccagcttttcaatgggcgcaaggcacacagtaacaccctggacggggcaccagtccttcgcagggcagacacacatacacacacccattcacctatagggcaattcagtgtctccagttaacccgactgaatgtttttgaactgtgggaggaaaccggagtttccggaggaaacccacgcagacacggggagaacatgcaaactccgtacagaaaaaacccggaccaccccgcctgaggatcgaacccaggaccttcttgcagtccAGCAAACTGTCTAGCTGAATGTATAGTTCAAAAATCCATATTCTATTGTATTGCTACTCAGTCAGAAAGTTCTAAACAAATACTAACACGCTAAATACTGTGCTGATAAATTAATCCAAACAGTTCACCTgacaataaaattaaaagtgCAATAGCAGATCGTAGATTTCATTTTGGTATTACATTTTTTGCAGTGgcaaaatttttttaaaagatgCCAGCAGCTGTTTAGGCAGCGGAATGAAGGGCCTTTGGGGGAGTGTTTTTAACATGATTGATCTTTTTTTCTATCAATATgacataaattattttgttttccttttaatGCTTAACACTTTTAAAGATCCATTAATTTTTTCCATTAAAACTTTTATGGCTTGAGGGCAAGTACTTTTTTTAAGGGAAATGACTGATTTACCCTAGAGCttcacataataaaaaaaactgacaacCTTGAAAGTAGAGTTGCAAAAAATCTTTAAGCTAAATGGACTGTCTGGGAAAATGAGCAAAAATACTTGagtttaaaaaatgcaaagTACTTGTTGCATTTCAGGTTTAgccttatatatttaaaaagtttattaGCAAAGAAGGaagcagttttattttaattactattaCACCATATGAAGATCGTACACACCTTGTAGGGGTCTTCAGAAGGTAAGATGTTGCTCTTTTTCAGCAcactaaaacaaaagaaaaaaaaaaacaacagaagaatGAATAGAGCCTAATGACTTTCTCTTAGTGTTTCATAAGCAGTGACTAATATTCAAAGTGTGACACAAACCACTAAATGTCCACATCAACAGTTCTTGACACATCAGAAATGCTTACAAGATGATTTCACAAGAGATGTTACATGTGCACAACATTCATAACAGGTAATGTCACGCACAATGCATGTAAGTGTAAgtggtttaatttttttaaactttaaagcttgtaacagaaaaaaagctcatttgagAACAATGTAATACATTTTAGTCATGAAGACTTTTCTTCCCAATCCTGGTCATAAGTTAGGTTTATATGGTGCTTTGCATCTATTAAAACATAATACAATCATAATACAACATTAATACAGAATGAAAGTTAAATACCATGTACTTTAATAATACAAAGGCTCACCCACCCATCAAGGTCCAGCTTATGGTAGAGCTCCAGAGCTTTGCTGAAGTATTTGTGCTGAGAATTTAAAACTTCTGCTTTGGCAGCACATGTCCCATGCTTGAGCCATTCATGCTTCCTGAAAACCCAAAGACAAAGTCCAATAATGTTTCATTGTTGTGTTCCCTAGAAACTAATGTAAACAAGTCACAATGATATAGTTCATCCTTACCAGAATATTGTACTATTAGGTTTAAGAAGATCTGGCCAGTATGTTTTCATTTCTGGCATCAGGTCCTGTcaaaaaatatattgttttattaaatacgTTTTAACCTGCCAAGGTACAATTACACTATGCCCCCTTAATCAACCCTGGCAACCACATATCACATACTAACCTACCTCAATCAGACTTGCGTTAAAGTGCCAGGATGAGTTGCACTCATTCCCAGAGTCAGGCCTGTGCACAGGGAAACAAACTGTTTAGAAATCGTTAGACatgtgtatttttttctatttatttatgcattttctcccatttagtgtagtcaatttgtcttctgctgctggggatccctgattgcattcgaggagggtatatttactgctcacacctcctctgacctgtgcacagtccttagcggaccccttattttcgcccatgcactctatctgctaatcaggatcCTTGCACAGcagttgaagaccccacccacatagtctggtcaacccgccctagcagacacggtggccaattaagagtctgctgcaggcactggcaattatgcccgctagatggtgcccagccgaccggtgacaaCACCGactttcgaaccaaggagttcagaatctcagcgctggtgtgctagcggactATCCCgaaatgtgtatttttaaaatcaaatcagaGAACAACAAGCTTACCATAATCCATGCAGGGCCCAATAACTTATGTTTGAATGGCACTTTTCCATCTACAAACACAGAAGCACAGAAGGTTAAGCCATACATTACATATGACAAAATgacaaatgaataaacaataaatagctTATGCTGGCTGCTACACTGATTTAGCATGCTACAGATACAATCACATCAATCCTGCTCCCGCCTCTCTTTCCCCCCAATAACTGGTGTAGAAAGAGGAAGGCAAAAGCTCTGTTATTACACAGCCTTTTTTGATATTGAAAAACTTTTTATATCAATATCAAAAACTTTTTTGATAGTGAGAAAGTCATgctgctgtgataaatataaccGCATAGGCTCAAGAGTACTGCAGAAAACCACTGTCTTCATGCTGCAAGCAGCACGATCAAGACATGCAACCACAAGCTGatttacacaaagagaaagccaaacATCACTTTCTTTagacctgagctcatctcatGTGAACCAAAAGACAGTAGAACTGTGTACTGTGAGCAGATGAGTTCAGGTTTCATCTCgttcttaaaaaaataatgaagttcTCCataccaaagacgaaaagaactGTCTATAATGTTATCAGTAAGGGTATAAAAGCCAACATTTATCACGGTATGAGAggatgcatcagtgcccacgacATAGCTGACTTGCATATTTTGAAAGGTTCCATTAATGCAGAGGTGTATGTTGGGATTTGAGAGAGACACATTCGTCCATCAAGGCAACGGCATTTCCCAGGAAGTCCATCATTAATAAGAAGTCTCATTAATAAGAAAGGTGGTGGAACCTTGAGTGTGTTGAAgggaattttaaatgtgtttatatttataaacttCAATGAAGTTGATCtgtgaaaatgaaaacatttttttttacttttattagctgaataaaaaataactgagatttactgcattttactaaacttgtcatgtttgtttgtttgttacacttttggttacattcatgacaggaaacggtagttactcgttacacaagtttcatgacttctcaaggttatatcaaacacagtcatggacaatgtctccaattcacctcacttgcatgtctttggactgtgggaggaaaccggagctcccggaggaaacccgcaaagacacggggagaacatgcaaactccacacagaaaggacccggaccaccacacctggggatcgaacccaggaccttcttgctgtgaggggacagtgcttTCTCACTGATGTATGAAGCACAGAAGGTTAAGCCATACATTACATATGACAAAATGACAAATGAATAAACATGCATGCTTTAGACACAATCACATCAATCCTGCTCTTGCTGCTCCTCCTTCCCCCCAAATAATTGGTTTAGGAAGAGGAAAGCAAAAGCTGTTATTACACAGCCTTTTTTTATATTGAAAAACTTTACAAATATCATGTatgcatatatacatgtacagtacaataaacttCTTTTTTTGACTTGTCTTTTTAGacctttcaaacaagctggggtcagagcacagcaTTAGCCATTGTATAGCACCCCTGAAGCCAAGAGtcaaagctgggattcaaacccaaaatcttctgattaatagcccaaagctctacttactaggttaccactgtcaaGTTCACTTTTTACATGAGAAATGTATGTAtttcatgaataaataaattaatgatataaaatgtaatttgtgCTTTCTTGTGTATTCTTTTTAGTGCAACAATTATGTTTACTATGCAGTCAGCACTTGATCAGTATGCACTGATTCCCACAGGCCTAAGATAAATGTAAGGAGTTTTGGTGATACTAGAATTGGGGCTATAAAATAAACTACacctatatattttttataaatagctGGGGGCTGCCCAAAAATAACATATGTGCAGGAAGTCATGATTGTGCAAAACAACAGTTCCTGTAAGAGCAATACAGAAAACAAGAAATACAAAGAACAGAGCAAGTCATTTCAAAATTGCTACACAAAACTGGATAAACTAGATCACATATCTGTGGATGACTGAgcagactgactgactgacagatAGCAGCAAGAGAGTAGAGCAGCATAAAGATATTATAGAAAATAAATTgctgatagatgatagataaaaTGTACTGTTTCTTACACTGCAAAAGGTTGGTGGCCAGTGGTGAGTCAAGATGAGTTTGGTCCATTCCTTCCTAAAAATTCAAGTGTTTAATAGTGTTATTGTTATGTACATAACTACATTCAATATAAGACAGTAGATGTTACAACCACAAGGAAAAGAGTTTTTCAACAAGCTTTTACAACACAAGTTTACAACACAAATAACAGGAAATAAAGTAACCGAGAGCTAATGGCAGTTACAAGACTGGTTAAGGAcatgtacactgtatggccaaatgtGTGTGGACACATTTCCTAAGTATTGAGTTAAGCTGTCTTAGTCTCATCCATTAATAACATGTGTtatctaaaataaattatacacttctaataactttgtagcaacattGTGGAAAAAGGTCCTTTCCTGGTTGTCctgtttttttgtatgactgtatTTCtctgcacaaaacaaggtctaaAAAGACATGGTTCCATTAGTTCAGTGGAAAGGAACTCTAAATGCCTTTGGTATGAACTGGTACATCAATTGTAATAAAAATCTTGTGGAGGGAGAGGGGATGGGACGGGGTcaaactctatattaatgctgataattttaaatgacacttctaacaagctcatggtatggcgtccacatacttttgaacagATAATGCACGCAATGACAGTGTTGGGATTTCAGTCATttcaataataacaaaagatgaGCCTCATGAAGagttttgtggtcagatgaaacaaagtTTTGTCAAAGTTTCAGTTACGTCATCATAATGACCAGAAGTATATTTGGAGTGGGTGAGCAATTGCAACCCAACAACACCGAACATACCGTAAAGCATTTTGGTGATAGTATTATGCTCTGGAACTGTGTTGCCATAAGCAAAAGTAGTgcaatacaaaacaaataaaagaagaaagaTTCCCTTACAGTTCTTATATCTTGGACACAAGCAGAACAATGACacataaatgacattaaaactgtTTTGGATAGGCTTAATTACgcttaaataaagatttttaagTCCTGACCTAATTCTATCAAGAGTATGACAATTGTaaaaactagagatgcatgagtaccgatactagtatcgggtattagcccgataccgcgctcattaactcgtactcgtactcgcaaacgagtctccgatactaaacatccgataccgtgtacctagtgcacgttactgcgttaacgcagggatttttaACCTGTGGGGCGAGAGTGCCTGAcaggggggcgtgacattacgagatttttttacttctaaaactaaagcaattaatttttcacccacgggacacagattgaattattctcactgaccacgctcacacgcacgtttaatgttatttagttccgtttgaaaagcaaaccttcaaaatagagctaacagcgaagataaccggttacaaaagcagcgaccgctgttataggacgtgtgtgtgtctttaatactctgttcacagtgtcgatacaagtgattcaggagtcgactcattttaagcttcttttctcagtcatctctccgtttttactgttataatgaatgttgcggttgtaaataaacaccaactactacagaacattttgtgtgactcgcttacattataaagctcaggcttaattatactggttattaccacagagcgggagccgactcagagtcgtttacgatttaccgaggtgaaccacgaatgtatgtgctgatagaatcggctcagatgggatcggactgtattatccttttaaagtaaatatttcaatcagcagaatcgaatcgcatgtatgatgtgcacaacgttaattacctgcgtttattaatgaagttaacgttagcttgtcagaagctttctcaatgatggctgtgcggtgtttttttttttacaattagtgatggcaacccaagcaactgttccactgcactattttacactaaaaactacactattccataatgctccagattgcatcattctaaataggtataggtatcggtatcggcgagtacaaaaatacatgtacttgtactcgtactcggttgggaaaaaatggtatcgatgcatccctagtaaaaactaaaaaatttgGTTAAACTTGAATACTGCCAAGTAGAGGtccctcactcactgtcttaaccgcttatccaattagggttgggggggggggggttgcttgagcctatcccagccttttcaatgggcgcaaggcacacagtaacaccctggacggggcgccagtccatcgcagggcaggtacacatacacacacacatacacacacccattcacctgtagggcaattcagtgtctccaattaacctgactgcatgtttttggactgtgagaggaaactggagcttccggaggaaacccacgcagacacagggagaacatgcaaactcagcgcagaaaggacctggatcgccccgcctggtgatcgaacccaagatcttcttgctgtaaggcaacagtgctacccaaataGAGGTCAACGATTCTCAAACATCTTTACACCAAGCCAACCTGTTAAACCCAAATTTAAGTAACATTTTTAAGGCCTTTTTTCCCTACAAGGTGAATATCTAAAGCATTTTTGTTACATGATAAACTGTAGCAGCAGATCTTTCCTTTTCCCTTGTAAAGTGCAAACTCTACTTAACTTTACTTTTTGCTCAGCCCATActttaaatgaaatataaaaacctCTCATGCATTCTAACAAATTGTTAAGGAATGTAAAtagattttaaattattattacaaggTTATAAGGGGAAACCAGATGGAGGTTCAaataccacagtttgagaaacACCAAAACAACTTACGTATTTAAGACACTGGCTgaggacacaaacacaaatccaAGACACAGGAATACAGCAAGCGATTTCATTCTTCTTTAAAAATGAGCCTTGGCTGTtttaagaaacaaaaacagAGTCAGTGTGGTTCGTGTTAAAGCTAACAAAGAGAGCTACACAGTGAGCAGTGTTTAATATAACCAAAAAATCAAAAACAGAGCCAGCAATATGCATTACAACTTTAGTTTAAACATTCTATTTAAGTTAAAGAAATTCTCAAGCATTAAATACAGACACCCCACCCTGCAAAATCTCATTTCAGCGAGGTAGTATTGATACCCGGACCCCCGAACTTCTCCTCCAAACcgctatatacatacatatctaGACTTTGGTTTTCTGCTGAGAAGAACTGTGAAATACTTGAGCAGCCATCCATGCGCCTAGTCTACCTAATAAGTTGTGGTCCCTAAAAGACATAAAACCTTTATAAaggggccagtggtagctcagtggttaaggtgctggactagtaaacagaaggttcccggttcaagccccaccaccaccaagttgtcactgttgggtccttgagcaaggcccttaaccctcaattgctcatcgtgttcagctcattgtgtaagtcgctttggataaaagcgtccgctaaatgctgaaaatgtaagtaaatatataaaGCATAAGATATGTCCttatatttgtcttatgtaattCTTTGTTTAGTAATTTTGTCTAATGTGTAAACGAAGTTGGAGCCAATACGCAGAAaatgtgacattaaaatctGTACTTAATAAGTAATATAATTTCAATGGAGTGGATAGAGCAGCGCCCCTACACCTAGCCAGCTAGTTTAACTAACTTAAGCAACGTTAATGAACCCTGTTAACCTTACCTCAACATGCCTTGTAcagtcatttatgtatttattaggattgtgtttttttacacactctggttaaattcatgacagaaacagtagttacttattacacaagattcgagcagcacggtggctaagtgggcagcactgtcgcctcacagcaagaaggtcctgggttcaatccccaggtggggcagtccgggtccttactgtatggagtttgcatgttctccccgtgtctgcttgggtttactccggtttcctaccacagtgcgaagacatgcaagtgaggtgaactggtgaTACTAatttgtccacgactgtgttcaatataaccttgtgtgacctgatgaaccttgtgtgatgagtaattaccgttcctgtcatgaatgtaaccaaagtgtaaaaccaaataaacaaacaaacacaagattcaacagttcaaaagtttaatgtcaaactcagtcatggacaattttatatctccaattcacctcacttgcatgtctctggactgtggggggaaactggagctcccggaggaaacccatgcagacacggggagaacatgcaaactccacacagaaaccccccacctggggatcgaacccaggatcttgttgctgtgaggcgacagaagTGACTTCTCTTTTTACAGTCGTTTAAAGAGAAGTCACTGTTGCAAACAGTGCAACAAGCAACACTGTCACTGTGTCCAACTCTATCAAACAAAGATACAGCGCTGCACGACTAAACGCCCTGTAAAGCCCCGCCCACAGAGTAACCTTATATGTGTACTAGGAACAAAGAGAGACCAATCAGGATGCTCATtttgcctctctctctctcacgtgtgtgtttttctctctAGTTTTCTCACTCTCTAGTTGTCTccctttaaaaaatgatttccGGGATATTGTTATGATTTTCGGGCGTCAAGGGAGGCGATGTGTGCAATTACCAATAGTATCAGTAGTATATCTGTTTGCCGATAATATCTGCTGACATAAGGTTTTCACGATATATCAAGGCAGGGATGATACCAATAAAGcattacaaatgtatttgtttatattaaccGCTTATTCTAAAAGCAAAATGAAAAACCAATATTTTAGCCTGGTTGTCTAAGAAAACACTTTGTAATAAACCCGGGGTAGAAAGAGGGTTCTATTTTTATATGGACTTTTATATGTGATACCTTGATtgactaaaaaactaaaatgtaaGGAAAATGAACTATATAATGATTCTGATGAAATACTCAAATAGAATCACACAAATAGAATATAATTACAGAAACAATACCACTAGTAATATCATTTAATAACATTTCTACAATTAAAAtctatgtgtatatgtatgtaaacaTCGGTCTACACAGGAACAGCTAAATCATTGTCTGATAGTGTACTAGTAGTCTGTACATAGGTCACATTTTGTAGAAAGAGCAAACGTTACtatttacattcacacacaaacacacacgtttTAAAATCACACATACTGAATTATAACACTTTAATAGACAGATTAGTAGATTACAGCTTTCCTTACAAAGATAAAAGAAACTATTGAGGAGAATTCACATGCAGAAATAAATGATGAGTCGACAGAAATAATCGTTCGCGAATCGCTAACCGGttgttttaaatcaataaatattgttaaaaaTGCGGGGTTAAGAGCAATGTagtaacatttaaacatttgctTAAAGGAGTACAATTGGAACTACATGAAAAGCACGGCgtttatttataaacacacTTACCTGTTTTTCTCCACAGGAACAAAGTTACTTTTGTGTTGCGAGCATGTAAAAACGGCCTCCTCAACACTAAGATACAGCTAAGTATGAA encodes:
- the rnaset2 gene encoding ribonuclease T2, yielding MKSLAVFLCLGFVFVSSASVLNTKEWTKLILTHHWPPTFCSMEKCHSNISYWALHGLWPDSGNECNSSWHFNASLIEDLMPEMKTYWPDLLKPNSTIFWKHEWLKHGTCAAKAEVLNSQHKYFSKALELYHKLDLDGVLKKSNILPSEDPYKFADVEQSIVNAYGVKPKIQCISHDKEAEVQTMGQIEVCFDKQFQLIDCEKRMEELQNNTGFMVCDESVPVYYPPTASTRLLQKFL